In Rhodanobacteraceae bacterium, the following proteins share a genomic window:
- a CDS encoding M48 family metalloprotease, with protein sequence MSATTGAALSRGVIGRLLAFCLLLTACASPNRVELLEPAASAADSASDEAGLIMQFDSYERELAQSPSVVRDGELNRYLQELSCRVAGEFCARIRVYLVRQPYFNAQMAPNGMLIIWTGLLLRVEDEAQLAAVIGHEVGHYVGRHSLAHWRKLKSTNELTLALHLLGGGLIGGVASLGAYGDMFAFSRQQEREADDYGLKRLRELGYDDRRVGQLWGDIWDETQMRDKNLLSSIFSAHPASAERRDRLTAAATGQSERREAAAYWRAIKAQRGGWLQDEIGRRHYAQTEVLLARLLGLSQARAETEYFAAEMYRRRAREGDFVRARDAYRKAIAEGGAPPESWRGLGLMQQQLGEKQAAMDAWSTYLQLSPDAEDRAVIESWLQ encoded by the coding sequence GTGAGCGCCACAACGGGCGCTGCACTCTCTCGCGGAGTCATTGGTAGGCTGCTGGCGTTCTGCCTGCTGCTGACCGCCTGCGCATCTCCGAACCGGGTCGAGCTGCTGGAACCCGCCGCCTCAGCAGCGGACAGCGCCAGCGACGAAGCGGGACTGATCATGCAGTTCGACAGCTACGAGCGCGAGTTGGCGCAATCGCCCTCGGTCGTTCGCGATGGCGAATTGAATCGCTACCTGCAGGAACTGAGCTGCCGGGTCGCCGGTGAATTTTGCGCCCGGATCCGGGTCTATCTGGTCCGACAGCCCTACTTCAATGCGCAAATGGCGCCGAATGGCATGCTGATCATCTGGACCGGATTGCTGCTGCGAGTGGAAGACGAAGCCCAGCTTGCAGCCGTGATCGGACACGAGGTCGGTCACTATGTAGGTCGCCACTCGCTTGCACACTGGCGCAAGCTCAAATCGACCAACGAGCTGACACTTGCTTTGCATTTGCTAGGCGGAGGCCTGATCGGAGGCGTTGCGAGTCTGGGAGCCTATGGCGACATGTTTGCGTTCAGCCGCCAACAGGAGCGCGAAGCAGATGACTATGGCCTCAAGCGTCTGCGCGAATTAGGCTATGACGATCGTCGTGTCGGCCAACTCTGGGGCGATATCTGGGATGAGACACAGATGCGTGACAAGAACCTGTTGTCATCTATCTTTTCCGCTCACCCTGCCAGCGCCGAGCGCCGCGATCGCCTGACAGCAGCCGCAACCGGCCAAAGCGAACGCCGGGAAGCAGCAGCCTATTGGCGAGCCATCAAGGCGCAGCGCGGCGGCTGGCTGCAGGACGAAATCGGCCGTCGCCACTATGCCCAGACCGAAGTCCTGCTGGCGCGCCTGCTCGGTCTGTCGCAAGCCAGGGCAGAAACAGAATACTTTGCGGCCGAGATGTACCGACGTCGCGCGAGGGAGGGAGATTTCGTCCGCGCCCGCGACGCCTACAGGAAGGCCATCGCCGAAGGCGGAGCACCGCCTGAAAGTTGGCGCGGATTGGGATTGATGCAGCAGCAACTGGGCGAAAAACAGGCTGCCATGGACGCCTGGAGCACCTATCTGCAGCTGAGCCCCGACGCCGAAGACCGCGCCGTGATCGAAAGCTGGCTGCAATGA
- a CDS encoding nucleotidyltransferase family protein → MNDSPAASESGLGSAAASQWIATVLAGGRPQPLPEAAVRPIVDCAETQGVAALLYQQLAGHPGAGAASEVARALAPLHARAIALEMLRREESRRVLAALAQADLPVLVLKGAALAQWAYPATYLRARDDLDLLFADRRAAEQARQILLRLGYVGEAPAANGPQYELTMIRPQAVGPDWHVDVHWRMSPHPVFAECFEFSELLAASVVLPEGGRGLGKVHALLHAAIHRVSNLLIGQGDRLVWLFDLHLIARQLEADDWAQLSSLAESRRLAGALLAAMQASQRFFGTAWPPEFVASLQDWADAEVFKVDRAHLRGYFEWETLRTLSLGARVALLWRKLIPDRRYMAERYRLQHGRQLPIAYLRRWMEGLRILGAWWRKRPPT, encoded by the coding sequence ATGAATGATAGTCCGGCGGCGTCCGAGTCTGGCCTCGGATCGGCAGCGGCCAGCCAATGGATTGCTACGGTGCTGGCGGGTGGCAGGCCACAGCCGCTTCCGGAGGCCGCTGTCCGGCCGATCGTCGATTGCGCCGAGACCCAGGGCGTGGCCGCGCTGCTGTATCAGCAGCTTGCTGGGCATCCTGGTGCTGGCGCGGCTTCCGAAGTCGCCAGGGCCCTGGCACCGCTGCATGCGCGCGCCATCGCGCTGGAAATGCTGCGCAGGGAGGAGAGTCGCCGTGTGCTGGCTGCATTGGCGCAGGCCGATCTCCCAGTGCTGGTGCTCAAGGGGGCGGCGCTCGCTCAGTGGGCTTATCCGGCCACTTATCTCAGGGCTCGTGACGATCTGGATCTGCTGTTCGCTGATCGCCGTGCAGCCGAGCAGGCGCGGCAGATTCTGCTGCGACTGGGCTACGTCGGCGAGGCACCAGCGGCCAATGGACCGCAGTACGAGCTGACCATGATTCGCCCACAGGCGGTCGGGCCTGACTGGCATGTCGATGTGCATTGGCGCATGAGCCCACACCCGGTCTTTGCCGAGTGTTTCGAGTTTTCCGAATTGCTGGCGGCCTCGGTGGTATTGCCCGAGGGTGGGCGAGGCCTGGGCAAGGTCCATGCGCTGCTGCACGCCGCCATCCATCGGGTGTCCAATCTGCTGATCGGACAGGGTGATCGACTGGTCTGGCTGTTCGATCTGCACCTCATTGCCCGGCAGCTGGAAGCTGACGATTGGGCGCAGTTGTCGAGCCTGGCGGAATCGAGGCGATTGGCCGGTGCCTTGCTCGCGGCCATGCAGGCCAGTCAGCGATTTTTCGGCACAGCATGGCCGCCCGAGTTCGTCGCCAGCCTGCAAGACTGGGCTGATGCCGAGGTCTTCAAGGTCGATCGGGCCCATCTGCGTGGCTATTTCGAGTGGGAGACCCTGCGCACGCTGTCGCTCGGCGCCCGCGTGGCATTGCTCTGGCGCAAGCTGATACCGGACAGGCGCTACATGGCCGAGCGCTATCGCTTGCAGCATGGCCGGCAGCTGCCAATAGCCTATCTGCGGCGCTGGATGGAGGGCCTGCGCATCCTTGGCGCCTGGTGGCGCAAGCGACCGCCGACATGA
- a CDS encoding PqqD family protein, whose amino-acid sequence MDPNQTITVSSHVTFQQVGDETVLLNLASGQYFGLNTVGTRIWQLLTQGHNRSQICQIIATEFSAPMTDIERDTDALLTALQDNGLILPQSTTPESPLS is encoded by the coding sequence ATGGATCCCAACCAGACCATCACCGTCTCCAGCCATGTTACGTTCCAACAGGTGGGCGACGAAACGGTATTGCTGAATCTGGCGTCCGGTCAGTACTTTGGCCTGAACACCGTGGGCACCCGCATCTGGCAGCTGCTGACGCAGGGCCACAACCGCAGCCAGATCTGCCAGATCATCGCGACCGAGTTCAGCGCGCCGATGACAGACATCGAGCGCGACACCGATGCCTTGCTGACCGCGCTGCAGGACAACGGTCTGATCCTCCCGCAATCCACTACGCCAGAATCGCCGCTGTCGTAG
- a CDS encoding class II fumarate hydratase encodes MGDRSDPAFRTEHDSMGELKVPAEALWGAQTQRAVQNFPISGQPLPRGFIRALGLVKAAAAAVNRRLGHLDSARAEAILAAAMAVASGEHDVAFPVDVFQTGSGTSSNMNANEVIATLASRSAGVQVHPNDHVNLGQSSNDVIPAAIQIGATLLAEVDLLPALRQLVAAIEERAAEFSAVAKTGRTHLMDAMPLTVGQELGCWAAQLRSAEQRLVDTLRRVRRLPIGGTAIGTGINADPAFAASVCAELTRISGSEFRSAPNLFEGIAAKDECVELSGQLKTLACALMKISNDLRWMNSGPLAGLGEIELPAQQPGSSIMPGKVNPVIPEAACMVAAQVIGNDAAITIGGQSGNFQLNVMLPLIARNLLESLSLLSAVMPLLAERCIQGMKLRQTRIDEALALNPILVTALNPVIGYEAGAAIAKRAYAEGRPILEVALESTDLTEEKLRGLLDPLALTRGGIPGDGDR; translated from the coding sequence ATGGGCGATCGCAGTGATCCGGCCTTTCGCACCGAACACGATTCCATGGGCGAGCTCAAGGTGCCGGCCGAGGCACTCTGGGGCGCGCAAACTCAGCGCGCAGTGCAGAACTTCCCGATCAGCGGGCAGCCGCTGCCGCGTGGCTTCATTCGTGCCCTGGGCCTGGTGAAAGCCGCGGCCGCCGCCGTGAACCGGCGTCTGGGCCATCTTGATTCGGCACGCGCCGAGGCGATTCTGGCGGCGGCGATGGCGGTGGCATCCGGCGAGCACGATGTCGCCTTTCCCGTCGATGTCTTCCAGACCGGCTCGGGTACGTCGAGCAACATGAACGCCAATGAGGTCATCGCCACGCTGGCCAGTCGCAGCGCCGGGGTACAGGTACATCCCAACGATCACGTCAATCTGGGGCAGTCTTCCAACGACGTGATTCCCGCAGCCATACAGATCGGCGCGACCTTGCTGGCTGAGGTCGACTTGCTGCCGGCGCTGCGCCAGCTGGTCGCCGCCATCGAAGAGCGTGCGGCGGAGTTCAGTGCGGTCGCCAAGACCGGGCGCACCCATCTGATGGACGCCATGCCGCTGACGGTGGGCCAGGAACTGGGCTGTTGGGCGGCGCAGCTGCGCAGTGCGGAGCAGCGCCTGGTGGATACCCTGCGTCGGGTGCGGCGGCTGCCGATCGGTGGTACCGCGATTGGCACCGGCATCAACGCTGACCCGGCTTTTGCCGCCTCCGTCTGCGCCGAACTCACGCGAATCAGTGGCAGCGAGTTTCGATCTGCGCCAAATCTGTTCGAGGGCATTGCCGCCAAGGATGAGTGCGTGGAACTCTCCGGACAACTGAAGACGCTCGCCTGTGCCCTGATGAAGATCAGCAATGATCTACGCTGGATGAACTCAGGGCCGCTGGCGGGTCTGGGTGAGATCGAGCTGCCCGCGCAGCAGCCCGGCTCCTCGATCATGCCCGGCAAGGTCAATCCGGTGATTCCGGAAGCGGCGTGCATGGTCGCGGCTCAGGTTATCGGCAACGATGCCGCGATCACCATCGGCGGCCAGTCCGGCAATTTCCAGCTGAACGTGATGCTGCCGCTGATCGCCCGCAATCTGCTGGAAAGCCTGAGTTTGCTGAGTGCGGTGATGCCGCTGCTGGCGGAACGCTGCATCCAGGGAATGAAGCTGCGCCAGACCCGTATCGACGAGGCCCTGGCGCTCAACCCGATTCTGGTGACGGCCCTGAATCCGGTGATTGGCTACGAGGCCGGTGCTGCCATCGCCAAGCGCGCCTACGCCGAGGGCCGTCCGATTCTGGAGGTGGCCCTGGAGAGCACCGATCTGACCGAGGAAAAGCTTCGGGGATTGCTGGATCCGCTGGCTCTGACCCGCGGAGGCATTCCGGGTGACGGCGATCGATAG
- a CDS encoding glutathione S-transferase family protein, whose protein sequence is MLTIYGMATSGNCYKVQLLLAHLRRPYRWVETNSAAGETRTAEFLARNPNGKVPLLELEPGRYLAESNAILCFLAEGSEMLPADAWERALVLQWLFFEQYSHEPYVAVARFICRWLPPDHERRNDLPRLQARGHEALAVMERQLATTPYLAGEHFSIADIALYAYTHAAGDGGIEWSGYPHLQRWLGRVAGQPGHVPMAV, encoded by the coding sequence ATGCTGACGATCTACGGAATGGCAACGTCGGGAAATTGCTACAAGGTGCAGTTGCTGCTGGCCCACCTGCGCAGGCCTTATCGCTGGGTGGAAACCAACAGCGCGGCGGGCGAAACCCGCACGGCGGAATTCCTGGCCCGCAATCCCAACGGCAAGGTGCCCCTGCTGGAGTTGGAACCCGGGCGATATCTGGCTGAGTCCAATGCCATCCTCTGCTTTCTGGCCGAAGGCAGCGAGATGCTGCCCGCGGATGCCTGGGAGCGGGCGCTAGTGCTGCAATGGCTGTTCTTCGAGCAGTACAGCCACGAACCCTATGTCGCTGTCGCCCGCTTCATCTGCCGATGGTTGCCGCCCGATCACGAGCGCCGCAACGACCTGCCGCGGCTGCAGGCTCGCGGCCATGAGGCATTGGCGGTCATGGAGCGCCAGCTTGCAACAACGCCCTATCTGGCGGGTGAGCACTTCAGCATTGCCGACATCGCGCTGTACGCCTACACCCACGCCGCCGGCGACGGCGGTATCGAGTGGTCAGGCTATCCGCATCTGCAGCGTTGGCTGGGCCGGGTGGCTGGTCAGCCGGGCCATGTGCCGATGGCGGTGTGA
- a CDS encoding ABC transporter permease, whose amino-acid sequence MGNQLLSELRHAWRALLSKPGFTWIAVLTLALGIGANTAVYSIFEQIVTRPLPVPRAQELVNLTSPGPKRGSTSNNSAGPREAIFSYPMWRDLREQQSVFTGIAAHRSLSINLAFRGQTQAGDAMLVSPEYFSVLQLQPALGRLLNADDDLGMGEPRIAVLSHSYWMRQLGGASDVVNQTLRVNGELLTIVGVAHEGFEGTTIGTRPQVFVPLSLRWLLTSGAADDHDNRQSYWVYLFARLKPGFDLASAQQQMHSLYSRILDEVEAPLQQGMDAATLAEFKAKPLLLEPGARGQSSLSTNAATPIVLLLAVATLVLLVACMNVANLLLARASARAGEIAVRASIGASDRQLLRQQLIESLLLALMGAAVSIPIALLCLKGLLSAMPTNVAQVVSGGLDTAALRYAILIALSTILVFGLFPAWQASRTEPMRALKSAATGSGGSRIATRFRAALATLQIACSMTSLVLAGLFIQSLHNLSQVELGMQVDSLATFEIAPGRNGYSRERTAAIFDELEEKLAALPGVSAVTTSMVPLLSGSNWGTNVSVEGYTAPDPSEASALYNEVGQDFLRTLDIRLLAGRDFSAADGVDRPGVAIVNRRFAEYFGLGDEVIGKRMAVGAKEELDLEIIGLIEDTHYDSVRSEAPVQFLLPRRQNLAHRSMYFYVRSQQAPEYLLTTLPKVVAAVDQDLPIENLSTVRQEIRQNLVVEHFVGLLSSAFAILATLLAAIGVYGALSYTLSQRTREIGLRLALGAAPRQVLLSQLTQVARMFAIGGGIGLALALGLGQAAQSLLFGLEGTDPWVLTGATLVLANIALLAAWWPARRAAQVDPMVALRWE is encoded by the coding sequence ATGGGGAATCAGTTGCTGTCCGAACTCCGCCACGCCTGGCGAGCGCTGCTGTCCAAACCCGGGTTCACCTGGATTGCGGTGCTGACGCTGGCCTTGGGCATTGGTGCCAATACCGCGGTGTACTCGATCTTCGAGCAGATCGTGACCCGACCACTGCCGGTGCCCCGCGCCCAGGAATTGGTGAATCTGACGTCGCCGGGCCCGAAGCGCGGATCAACCTCGAACAACAGCGCCGGCCCTCGGGAAGCGATCTTCAGCTACCCGATGTGGCGCGACCTGCGCGAGCAGCAGTCGGTGTTCACGGGCATCGCCGCCCATCGCAGCCTGTCGATCAATCTGGCCTTTCGCGGCCAAACCCAGGCTGGCGACGCGATGCTGGTCTCGCCCGAGTACTTCTCAGTGCTGCAACTCCAGCCTGCGCTGGGACGTTTGCTCAATGCCGACGACGACCTGGGAATGGGCGAGCCTCGGATCGCGGTACTGAGTCACAGCTACTGGATGCGACAATTGGGCGGCGCATCCGATGTCGTCAACCAGACCCTGCGGGTGAATGGCGAGTTGCTGACCATCGTCGGCGTGGCGCACGAAGGATTCGAGGGCACGACCATCGGTACCCGCCCGCAGGTGTTCGTACCCTTGAGCCTGCGCTGGCTGCTGACGTCTGGCGCCGCAGACGATCATGACAATCGGCAGAGCTATTGGGTCTATCTGTTCGCGCGATTGAAGCCCGGCTTCGACCTGGCATCGGCCCAACAGCAGATGCACAGTCTGTACTCGCGCATCCTCGACGAGGTGGAGGCACCGCTGCAGCAGGGCATGGATGCCGCCACGCTGGCCGAGTTCAAGGCCAAACCGCTGTTGCTGGAACCCGGCGCGCGGGGCCAGAGCAGCCTGTCCACCAACGCGGCAACGCCGATCGTGCTGCTGCTGGCCGTAGCTACGCTGGTACTGCTGGTGGCGTGCATGAATGTTGCCAACCTGCTGCTGGCGCGGGCGTCGGCACGCGCTGGCGAAATCGCGGTTCGCGCATCCATCGGCGCCAGCGACCGTCAGCTGCTGCGCCAGCAGTTGATCGAATCGCTGCTGCTGGCGCTCATGGGAGCGGCCGTCAGCATTCCCATTGCCCTGCTCTGTCTGAAGGGATTGCTGTCAGCGATGCCAACCAATGTGGCGCAGGTCGTCTCCGGCGGTCTGGACACCGCAGCCCTGCGCTACGCCATCCTGATTGCCCTGTCCACAATCCTGGTATTCGGCCTGTTTCCCGCCTGGCAGGCGTCGCGGACCGAGCCGATGCGCGCTCTCAAGAGCGCCGCCACCGGCAGTGGCGGCAGCCGTATTGCCACCCGCTTTCGAGCCGCACTCGCCACCCTGCAGATTGCCTGTTCGATGACCTCGCTGGTACTGGCGGGCCTGTTCATTCAGAGCCTGCACAACCTCAGTCAGGTGGAGCTGGGCATGCAGGTCGACTCCCTCGCCACCTTCGAGATTGCACCGGGCCGCAATGGCTACAGTCGGGAGCGAACTGCGGCGATCTTCGATGAGCTGGAAGAAAAACTGGCCGCGCTGCCTGGCGTCAGCGCCGTCACCACCTCGATGGTGCCGCTGCTGAGCGGCAGCAACTGGGGCACCAATGTCTCGGTAGAGGGTTACACGGCCCCGGACCCGAGCGAAGCCAGTGCGCTGTACAACGAGGTCGGTCAGGATTTCCTGCGCACCTTGGACATCCGCCTGCTGGCTGGAAGGGACTTCTCCGCCGCCGATGGCGTGGATCGCCCCGGAGTGGCCATCGTCAATCGGCGTTTCGCGGAATACTTCGGGCTGGGCGACGAAGTGATCGGCAAGCGTATGGCCGTCGGGGCCAAGGAAGAGCTGGATCTCGAGATCATCGGACTGATCGAAGACACCCATTACGACAGTGTCCGATCCGAAGCCCCGGTGCAGTTCCTGCTGCCCCGACGCCAGAATCTGGCCCATCGCTCGATGTACTTCTACGTCCGCAGCCAGCAGGCGCCGGAGTATCTGCTGACCACCCTGCCGAAAGTGGTGGCGGCTGTCGATCAGGATCTGCCGATCGAGAATCTGAGCACCGTGCGCCAGGAGATCCGGCAAAATCTGGTGGTGGAACATTTCGTCGGTCTGCTGTCGAGCGCCTTCGCCATTCTGGCAACGCTACTCGCTGCCATCGGAGTCTATGGCGCCTTGTCCTACACCCTGTCCCAGCGCACCCGGGAGATCGGCCTGCGCCTCGCCCTTGGCGCCGCGCCGCGGCAGGTGCTGCTGTCCCAGCTGACCCAAGTGGCGCGCATGTTTGCCATCGGTGGCGGCATCGGCCTGGCTCTGGCGCTGGGGCTAGGCCAGGCCGCCCAATCCTTGCTCTTCGGCCTGGAAGGCACGGATCCCTGGGTACTCACCGGCGCCACGCTGGTGCTCGCCAACATCGCCCTGCTCGCCGCCTGGTGGCCGGCCCGACGCGCCGCCCAGGTAGACCCAATGGTGGCCTTGCGCTGGGAGTAG
- a CDS encoding DUF1801 domain-containing protein yields the protein MAMAELKTKATEASIDEYLASRANEEQRVDCQVLMAMLTRVTKEKPKMWGPSIVGYGTYKYTYESGRTGEMCRAGFAIRGRELVIYILAEGGEQQGLLRELGKHKMGKSCLYIKRLADINPDVLEKLVVGSLAQLKSRYG from the coding sequence ATTGCCATGGCTGAACTCAAGACCAAAGCCACAGAGGCGAGTATCGACGAGTACCTCGCATCCCGAGCAAACGAGGAGCAACGGGTCGACTGCCAGGTCCTGATGGCCATGCTCACGCGAGTAACCAAGGAAAAGCCCAAGATGTGGGGCCCTAGTATCGTCGGATACGGCACCTACAAGTACACCTATGAGAGCGGTCGAACCGGGGAGATGTGCCGAGCGGGATTCGCCATCAGGGGCAGAGAGCTGGTGATCTACATCCTGGCGGAAGGCGGCGAACAGCAAGGGCTCCTGAGGGAGCTGGGCAAGCACAAGATGGGCAAATCCTGTCTCTATATCAAACGCCTCGCAGACATCAATCCAGATGTCCTCGAGAAACTTGTTGTTGGTTCACTTGCGCAGCTCAAGTCGAGGTATGGCTAG
- a CDS encoding YdeI/OmpD-associated family protein: MPAKQQVAHFSSDVLVAEGEAFLFARVPPELSKSHLRRGRITARLAIGESSFDAQMEPDGKLGHWFVIPPDVAKREQMSARKRSDFSLIPLDRQPEPILPESFKALFSKSVSAQATWVSASTLAKIDWVHWMESAKQEATRKERATTAIDMLEKGKKRVCCFDSSGYFSKALSCPPEAG; the protein is encoded by the coding sequence ATGCCTGCCAAACAACAGGTAGCCCATTTCTCAAGCGATGTTCTGGTCGCTGAGGGAGAGGCGTTTCTCTTTGCCAGAGTTCCGCCTGAACTCAGCAAGTCGCACTTGAGGCGTGGAAGAATCACCGCACGCCTGGCCATTGGCGAGAGCAGCTTCGATGCTCAGATGGAGCCGGACGGAAAGCTGGGACACTGGTTCGTGATCCCGCCCGACGTTGCGAAACGAGAGCAGATGTCGGCCAGAAAGCGGTCAGATTTTTCGCTCATTCCGCTGGATCGGCAACCAGAACCGATACTCCCCGAGAGCTTCAAGGCGCTCTTTAGCAAGAGTGTAAGCGCACAAGCCACCTGGGTGAGTGCGAGCACGTTGGCAAAGATCGATTGGGTGCATTGGATGGAGTCGGCCAAGCAAGAAGCAACGAGGAAGGAACGCGCAACTACTGCGATCGACATGCTGGAGAAGGGGAAGAAGCGAGTCTGCTGTTTTGACTCGTCGGGCTACTTCAGCAAGGCACTTTCTTGTCCGCCGGAAGCCGGCTAG
- a CDS encoding rhomboid family intramembrane serine protease, with protein MSELQKSMRITTVPFSAILIGGLTLAYSMYVAFTLTGNVLGNVKIVQLESYGGVTFSHLNNLEIWRLFASQLIHAKQLHMLYNVSCIVLLGLCLARHVSNVKFLLLWFASGAAGTLASTLFSEPPWNLGTGASQAVIGIAAFGLVLSHRKIIASKSVVVVLCFSIVPAVILDLIYAGYPKPGHVVGALVGVLAGVVHSKSYVKSEA; from the coding sequence ATGAGTGAGCTTCAGAAATCCATGAGGATCACTACGGTTCCGTTCTCCGCTATATTGATCGGTGGGCTCACGCTTGCCTATTCGATGTACGTTGCTTTTACACTGACTGGCAATGTCTTGGGTAATGTGAAGATAGTCCAGCTAGAGTCATATGGCGGCGTCACATTTTCGCACTTGAACAACCTTGAAATCTGGCGCCTCTTTGCGTCCCAGCTAATACATGCAAAACAACTCCATATGTTGTATAACGTGTCGTGCATTGTACTTCTGGGGCTATGCTTGGCGCGGCACGTAAGCAATGTGAAGTTCTTGTTGCTCTGGTTTGCTTCTGGTGCCGCGGGCACTCTTGCCAGCACTCTTTTTTCTGAACCGCCGTGGAATCTCGGTACGGGGGCATCACAAGCAGTAATAGGTATAGCCGCATTTGGTCTCGTCCTATCACATCGGAAAATTATTGCGTCAAAATCGGTTGTGGTCGTCCTTTGCTTTTCGATAGTTCCTGCAGTCATTCTTGATTTAATCTATGCGGGCTATCCAAAGCCAGGGCATGTAGTCGGAGCGCTAGTGGGTGTTCTTGCAGGTGTTGTGCATTCAAAGAGCTACGTCAAGAGCGAGGCTTAA
- a CDS encoding DUF3885 domain-containing protein, with the protein MTFRSDIEAEFEGKAFLRPLFYNIPGGLRIELAESGSSIDRFLTAHRKAYEVCQRIFSGSESLVVCLRQYCSRESPFSLRRTLKALQDAEVRIPRERELWLVEEEDSESTSIFAAFSAPVELLPRLLWCALSSDFGAIQPRPYCSVYLFNLSERLLAFPYDDRGMDVVGPNVLALAGIYRDFKRFLLDHDMPEMRRTFESRYDL; encoded by the coding sequence ATGACTTTTCGCAGCGACATCGAAGCCGAATTTGAGGGGAAGGCATTTCTGCGTCCTCTGTTTTACAACATTCCTGGTGGGCTCCGAATTGAACTCGCAGAATCAGGCAGCTCGATCGACCGGTTCCTGACAGCCCACCGTAAGGCATACGAGGTGTGTCAGCGGATCTTTTCCGGTAGTGAGAGCCTGGTAGTCTGCTTGCGCCAGTACTGTTCGCGAGAGAGCCCGTTCTCATTGAGGCGTACGCTCAAGGCGCTGCAAGACGCCGAAGTACGGATACCTCGAGAGCGGGAGCTCTGGCTGGTTGAAGAGGAAGACTCAGAGTCCACCTCGATTTTTGCCGCATTTTCGGCTCCAGTGGAGTTGCTCCCTCGTCTGCTCTGGTGTGCACTGTCGAGTGACTTCGGAGCCATTCAGCCTCGACCGTACTGTTCGGTCTACCTTTTCAACCTTTCAGAGCGCCTGTTAGCCTTTCCTTATGATGATCGCGGGATGGATGTTGTGGGCCCAAACGTCCTGGCGCTTGCCGGAATCTATCGAGACTTCAAGCGCTTTCTGCTCGACCATGACATGCCTGAGATGCGACGTACTTTTGAGTCAAGATATGACCTATGA
- a CDS encoding ATP-dependent Clp protease adaptor ClpS, translating to MATKLGIWLSPVFRRESSLLQHGFAVPGRTNYCNEIFNDDSTPFAFVVEVLFRIVGMTEREAFAKTLEIHNTGGLIVPCRSREEAELLASEITNEAKSKGHVLLCRALNGQVPPA from the coding sequence GTGGCCACTAAGCTAGGAATTTGGTTGTCACCAGTCTTTCGTCGCGAAAGTTCGTTGCTGCAGCATGGATTTGCTGTTCCAGGCAGGACGAATTATTGCAACGAGATTTTTAATGATGACTCGACGCCATTCGCATTTGTTGTTGAGGTTCTTTTTCGGATAGTAGGAATGACGGAGCGAGAGGCCTTCGCGAAGACGCTCGAGATTCATAACACCGGCGGTTTGATAGTGCCGTGTCGCTCGAGAGAGGAAGCGGAATTGCTCGCGTCAGAGATCACCAATGAGGCAAAAAGCAAAGGACACGTACTGCTGTGCCGCGCATTAAACGGCCAAGTGCCGCCCGCATGA